From a region of the Aeoliella mucimassa genome:
- a CDS encoding autotransporter-associated beta strand repeat-containing protein → MSLYSARSAFMDLGRVLIVGLLCGVAAPALAANDVAGTLFTLTNSTTAPNGAWSWFQDERVVIDDSDPNNTLLMASSVSAGSGSESGDIDLLWMNLDTQQQGEYELHNQFQQDDHDSAAIYVRPDGRYLAMYAGHFLDGLTRWRVSTNPHDPTSWGAEQTLNNGDASTYNNIYYLPNDNNGAGRTYNFTRTDNWDPNVQISDDDGSTWTEVGKLLTQGTTGDRPYVRYGSDGNKIHFITTEEHPRQNQNSVYHGYVRDGVLYSTAGEVIDSNLFDASGAAPAALTPVFTNGSEFDGVTLTRAWTIDMEVDNTGNPVGILSARVNDSNQDHRFLYARFDGIEWQVHQMAAAGGYLYSSEDDYTGLASVDPDNPNVVYMSSDIDPRSGSTTNKYELYKGVTDDFGASWTWSAITENSTIDNVRPVVADWNGNETAVTWMRGTYTTYADWNTEIVGVQLSATDAKSLLWRGDASQATLWDLNTTANWDSGGDIHDVYLEGAEVAFGDSASSTTVHLASNVSPMGVAFNNSSQAYTLTGSGGIGGSGRLRVIGGGTVTLANGDNSYTGPTEIARGTLAISGEAKLSGSSHIHVMEQGVFDTTAVVGDAYVLDAQQLTIEGNVQGNVAATNASTVHLQAAHSLTGNLSVASGSLTTGTGTITGHLVAREGGTIQIGGQGMPALQTNQLVDNFDSYNNSTTTTIGANSSGDATNGVWLGVFDGTGAANVVDESGSNQSLDVFGIPDQGSGGWRGAQTDLTSSFDTDMSVADQSNTTLFFQFKAVSNTGTFDTMFGLTDSTANLDLNDAWSDFAVMPFLAGGGVGAADFKATTELGDQIAIENVVGDQWYNVWMVVDTTDNLFDIYVSTGTDDGVLAIENAIFRNGLGNADLTSFGIAGREAGHVRIDNLYRSDGVSITNPLSSPSVTQFVGETLLVTGDLTLETGGTVVFDIATSGSNDKLAVGGNLNAGGTLTLVHDAAAPALAAGDAFDLLDFATLDGVFDELSLPTLNASLRWNTSRLLTEGILSVEAGLVGDFNSDGIVNLADYTVWRDTLGSVGGGLAADANADLRIDMDDYLAWKANFGATMPAPRFDQSQVPEPSAWLLAISLVGVSWRAIRG, encoded by the coding sequence GTGTCTTTATATTCCGCCCGCTCGGCCTTCATGGATCTGGGGCGGGTTCTTATTGTAGGTCTGCTGTGCGGCGTTGCTGCTCCAGCGCTGGCGGCGAACGATGTAGCCGGCACTCTGTTCACGCTTACCAACTCCACGACCGCCCCGAATGGCGCCTGGAGTTGGTTTCAGGACGAACGGGTGGTGATCGACGACAGCGATCCCAACAACACCCTGCTCATGGCCAGCAGCGTGTCGGCAGGCAGCGGATCGGAGAGCGGCGACATCGACCTGTTGTGGATGAATCTCGATACCCAACAGCAAGGCGAGTACGAACTGCACAACCAGTTTCAACAGGACGATCACGACTCGGCCGCTATCTACGTTCGCCCCGATGGTCGCTACTTGGCGATGTACGCAGGGCATTTTCTCGATGGTCTCACGCGGTGGCGCGTCTCGACCAATCCCCACGATCCCACGAGTTGGGGCGCGGAGCAAACGCTCAATAATGGGGATGCGTCGACCTACAACAACATCTACTACTTGCCGAATGACAACAACGGAGCCGGAAGGACCTACAACTTTACCCGCACCGACAACTGGGACCCCAACGTACAGATCTCCGACGACGATGGCTCGACCTGGACCGAAGTCGGCAAGCTGCTAACGCAAGGCACCACCGGCGACCGCCCCTACGTGCGGTACGGATCGGATGGCAACAAGATACACTTCATCACGACCGAAGAGCATCCGCGTCAAAACCAGAACAGCGTTTATCATGGCTACGTTCGGGATGGAGTGCTTTACAGTACCGCCGGCGAGGTGATCGATAGCAACCTGTTCGACGCCAGCGGAGCGGCTCCTGCTGCGTTGACTCCGGTGTTCACCAATGGCTCGGAGTTCGACGGGGTCACACTCACCCGGGCGTGGACCATCGATATGGAGGTCGATAACACCGGCAATCCGGTCGGTATCCTCTCGGCCAGGGTGAACGATAGCAACCAGGACCACCGATTCCTCTACGCCCGCTTCGATGGCATCGAGTGGCAGGTGCATCAAATGGCGGCCGCTGGCGGCTACCTGTATAGCTCCGAGGACGACTACACCGGGCTGGCTTCGGTCGATCCCGATAATCCCAACGTGGTATATATGTCGTCCGACATCGATCCCCGTTCGGGAAGCACGACCAACAAGTACGAGCTCTACAAAGGAGTGACCGACGATTTCGGCGCTTCGTGGACCTGGTCGGCCATAACCGAAAACTCCACCATCGATAACGTCCGCCCGGTGGTTGCCGATTGGAATGGCAACGAGACCGCGGTAACCTGGATGCGTGGTACCTACACGACCTACGCCGACTGGAATACCGAAATCGTCGGCGTGCAGCTTTCGGCCACCGATGCCAAATCGCTGCTCTGGCGGGGCGATGCCAGCCAGGCGACCCTTTGGGACCTTAACACCACGGCCAATTGGGACTCCGGCGGCGACATTCACGACGTTTATCTCGAGGGAGCCGAGGTAGCTTTCGGCGACTCGGCTAGTTCGACCACGGTGCATCTCGCGAGCAACGTGTCGCCGATGGGAGTCGCATTTAACAACAGCTCGCAGGCCTACACCCTGACCGGCTCCGGCGGTATCGGTGGCTCCGGCCGGTTGCGAGTGATCGGCGGCGGCACCGTGACCCTGGCCAATGGCGACAACAGCTACACCGGCCCCACCGAGATCGCCCGCGGCACGCTCGCCATATCGGGCGAGGCCAAGTTGTCGGGCAGTTCGCACATCCACGTGATGGAGCAAGGAGTGTTCGATACCACGGCCGTCGTTGGCGACGCCTACGTGCTCGACGCCCAGCAGTTGACGATCGAGGGAAACGTGCAAGGCAACGTGGCGGCTACCAACGCGTCGACCGTTCACCTGCAGGCGGCCCACTCGCTCACCGGCAACCTTTCGGTCGCAAGCGGCTCGCTGACCACCGGCACCGGAACGATCACCGGCCATCTCGTCGCTCGCGAGGGAGGAACCATTCAGATCGGGGGCCAAGGAATGCCTGCGCTGCAAACCAATCAGCTGGTAGATAATTTCGATAGCTATAACAACTCGACGACCACTACCATCGGCGCGAACAGCAGCGGCGATGCAACCAACGGAGTCTGGCTCGGCGTGTTCGATGGCACCGGTGCGGCAAACGTGGTCGACGAATCGGGCAGCAATCAATCGCTCGATGTGTTTGGCATTCCCGATCAAGGCTCCGGCGGCTGGCGCGGTGCCCAAACCGATCTGACGTCCAGCTTCGATACCGACATGAGCGTGGCCGATCAATCCAACACGACTTTGTTCTTTCAGTTCAAAGCAGTGAGCAATACCGGCACCTTCGATACGATGTTCGGACTGACCGACAGTACCGCGAACCTCGATCTCAACGATGCATGGTCCGATTTCGCAGTGATGCCCTTCCTGGCGGGGGGAGGAGTCGGTGCGGCCGATTTCAAGGCGACCACCGAGTTGGGCGACCAGATTGCCATCGAAAACGTGGTCGGCGACCAATGGTACAACGTCTGGATGGTGGTCGACACCACCGATAACTTGTTCGACATTTACGTGTCGACCGGCACCGACGACGGAGTGCTGGCGATCGAGAACGCCATTTTCCGTAATGGATTGGGCAATGCCGATCTCACCAGCTTTGGCATCGCGGGACGCGAAGCGGGGCACGTAAGGATCGACAATCTCTATCGTTCCGACGGGGTCTCGATCACCAATCCGCTCTCTTCGCCAAGCGTGACGCAATTCGTCGGCGAAACGCTGCTCGTGACCGGCGATCTCACCCTCGAGACCGGCGGTACCGTCGTGTTCGACATCGCTACGTCTGGCAGCAACGACAAACTCGCGGTCGGCGGCAACCTGAACGCTGGCGGAACGCTCACTCTGGTGCACGACGCAGCGGCCCCTGCTCTGGCAGCGGGCGACGCGTTCGACCTGCTCGACTTCGCCACGCTCGACGGGGTATTCGACGAGCTTTCGCTACCGACGCTCAACGCCAGCCTGCGTTGGAACACCTCGCGACTGCTGACCGAAGGCATCTTGAGTGTCGAAGCCGGTCTGGTGGGCGACTTCAACAGCGATGGTATCGTGAACTTGGCCGACTACACGGTATGGCGCGATACGCTCGGCTCCGTCGGTGGCGGTTTGGCAGCCGATGCGAATGCCGACCTGCGAATCGATATGGATGACTACCTGGCATGGAAGGCCAACTTCGGAGCCACGATGCCCGCCCCACGGTTCGACCAGTCGCAGGTGCCCGAGCCAAGTGCCTGGCTGTTAGCGATTTCGCTGGTCGGTGTCAGCTGGCGAGCGATCCGCGGATAG
- a CDS encoding Gfo/Idh/MocA family protein, translating into MKLRLGLIGMGNSWTSRHLPALRALGDRFEVRAVCDPVAHRAQQLAHEFRARSADGFREVAFAQDIDAVLLLSARWFGSLPILAACEAGKAVYCGASLDISADEAATLRNTVREAGIAFMAEFPCRLAPATVRLQELMATKLGPPRLLFCNQRNTAEDPCSNQQNGNNGCASTLHMRQTIEMVDWCRYLVGAEPKTVTGLTHSAETLGSPDDYLLMVLDFEKPQGATSSPQAQIACGSYVRQKWAEATAFRRPADLQVVCERGIAFVDLPSSLVWFDSAGQHMESLESERPVGEQLLLHFHRQVASLLLKTASLEDAYRAMTIVLAAQQSHREGRRIECR; encoded by the coding sequence TTGAAACTTCGGCTTGGTCTGATCGGGATGGGTAACAGTTGGACCTCGCGCCATCTGCCTGCATTGCGGGCGCTGGGCGATCGGTTCGAGGTACGCGCGGTTTGCGATCCGGTGGCCCATCGAGCCCAACAACTGGCCCACGAGTTTCGCGCCCGCTCGGCCGATGGCTTCCGCGAGGTCGCATTTGCTCAGGATATCGACGCGGTGCTGCTGCTCTCCGCCCGCTGGTTCGGCTCGCTGCCGATTCTGGCCGCCTGCGAAGCGGGCAAGGCGGTGTACTGTGGAGCCTCGCTCGATATCAGTGCCGACGAAGCAGCCACGCTCCGCAATACGGTTCGCGAAGCGGGCATCGCCTTCATGGCCGAGTTTCCCTGCCGGCTCGCCCCGGCAACGGTCCGCCTGCAGGAGCTGATGGCCACGAAACTCGGCCCGCCGAGACTACTATTCTGCAATCAGCGAAACACGGCCGAAGATCCCTGCAGCAATCAGCAAAACGGAAACAATGGTTGCGCGTCGACGCTGCACATGCGTCAGACGATCGAGATGGTCGACTGGTGTCGCTATCTGGTTGGGGCCGAACCCAAAACCGTGACCGGACTGACCCACTCGGCCGAAACGCTCGGCTCGCCGGATGACTATTTGCTGATGGTGCTCGATTTCGAAAAGCCGCAGGGAGCCACCTCGAGCCCGCAGGCGCAGATCGCCTGTGGCAGCTACGTGCGACAAAAATGGGCCGAAGCCACTGCATTCCGTCGGCCGGCCGACCTGCAGGTGGTCTGCGAACGAGGCATTGCTTTTGTCGATTTGCCTTCGTCGCTGGTCTGGTTCGACTCAGCGGGTCAGCACATGGAGTCGCTTGAATCGGAACGCCCGGTCGGCGAACAACTGCTGCTGCACTTCCATCGTCAGGTCGCCAGCTTGCTGCTAAAGACCGCCAGCCTCGAGGATGCGTACCGCGCGATGACCATCGTGCTGGCCGCGCAACAAAGCCATCGCGAAGGCCGCCGCATCGAATGCCGCTAG
- a CDS encoding Maf family protein, translating into MNTQPELILASSSPRRQELMREAGYQFRVMSPDPSVECGMCSSGGPAELVHELAMRKATDVVKQLLAEPRERDVVLLAADTVAECQGQILGKPANEDHARQMLELMRGRQHHVLTGICLWRLPLADADQQGTTEVSVVATTLRMDDISDDAIDDYLASGAWEGKAGGFGYQDRLGWIHIEHGSESNVVGLPMEKVTETLTRMQVFASPSEARIK; encoded by the coding sequence ATGAACACGCAACCCGAATTAATCCTGGCCAGTAGCTCGCCCCGACGTCAGGAGCTGATGCGCGAGGCCGGCTACCAGTTCCGCGTCATGTCGCCCGATCCGAGCGTCGAATGCGGCATGTGCAGCTCTGGCGGACCAGCCGAGCTGGTACACGAGCTGGCCATGCGCAAGGCGACCGACGTCGTCAAGCAACTGCTGGCCGAACCGCGGGAGCGCGACGTGGTGCTGCTCGCTGCCGATACTGTGGCCGAGTGCCAGGGGCAGATTCTCGGCAAGCCGGCCAACGAAGACCACGCCCGGCAGATGTTAGAGCTGATGCGTGGGCGTCAGCACCATGTGCTCACCGGAATCTGCCTGTGGCGCCTGCCGCTGGCCGACGCCGACCAGCAGGGCACTACCGAGGTATCGGTGGTCGCGACCACGCTCCGCATGGACGATATTAGCGACGACGCGATCGACGACTATTTGGCTTCGGGGGCTTGGGAGGGAAAAGCGGGCGGTTTCGGCTATCAAGACCGCCTTGGCTGGATTCATATTGAGCATGGTAGCGAGTCGAATGTGGTAGGCTTACCCATGGAAAAAGTCACGGAAACACTGACTCGCATGCAGGTATTTGCTTCGCCCAGCGAGGCGAGGATAAAATAG
- a CDS encoding formylglycine-generating enzyme family protein yields the protein MRYALALLAIVSIATPSMADDLPRGIVADQPAEGPFVKVDEGYMVPYAEKIVGTDIEIEMVPVPGGEFTFGSSADEEDRGDLELEAVRVSLPPYWVAKHELTWKAYWEYMQLNDVFAELEILKSKLASTDPAEAEAAKAAVAKLPALAKAVGAKVSDLDGITAPTPLYDPSTTYEFGEDPDMPATTMTPYAAKQFTKWLSRTTGAQYRLPTEAEWEFAARGGSESNEVESLDDVAWYDDTADWEPHVVGEKQANEYGLHDMIGNVAEWVIDEYDEDLERPDKPVLSWEEAIRWAETNDSRVCRGGLYDSVAEDCRVTSRFYSEELNWKANDPCAPLSPWWYTDYPANGVGIRLVRSYQPLSTELIQRFWEPESENMSTDVASRLAIRRGKLGPASKELPQVQAELKDPAVRTIIDGK from the coding sequence ATGCGTTACGCATTAGCGTTACTGGCGATTGTTTCGATAGCTACCCCTTCGATGGCCGACGACCTGCCCCGTGGCATCGTGGCCGACCAGCCTGCCGAGGGTCCCTTCGTGAAAGTCGACGAAGGGTACATGGTGCCTTACGCCGAGAAGATCGTCGGTACCGACATTGAAATCGAAATGGTTCCCGTCCCAGGCGGCGAGTTCACCTTCGGCAGCTCGGCCGACGAAGAAGACCGCGGCGACCTGGAGCTCGAAGCGGTTCGCGTGTCGCTGCCGCCGTACTGGGTTGCTAAGCACGAACTTACCTGGAAGGCCTACTGGGAGTACATGCAACTCAACGATGTGTTCGCAGAGCTTGAGATCTTGAAGTCGAAGCTCGCTTCGACGGACCCCGCCGAAGCCGAAGCCGCGAAAGCCGCGGTAGCTAAGCTTCCCGCGTTGGCCAAGGCCGTAGGGGCCAAGGTGAGCGATCTCGACGGAATCACCGCTCCCACCCCGCTGTACGATCCGAGCACCACCTACGAGTTTGGCGAAGATCCGGACATGCCGGCGACGACCATGACCCCATACGCGGCCAAGCAGTTTACCAAGTGGCTCAGCCGCACGACCGGCGCGCAGTACCGATTGCCGACCGAAGCCGAGTGGGAGTTCGCCGCCCGCGGTGGAAGCGAAAGCAACGAGGTGGAGTCTCTCGACGACGTCGCCTGGTACGATGACACCGCCGATTGGGAGCCTCACGTGGTTGGTGAGAAGCAGGCCAACGAGTATGGCCTGCACGACATGATCGGCAACGTCGCCGAATGGGTGATCGACGAGTATGACGAAGATCTCGAGCGGCCCGACAAGCCAGTACTGAGCTGGGAAGAAGCCATTCGCTGGGCCGAAACCAACGACTCGCGGGTCTGCCGTGGTGGGTTGTACGACTCAGTCGCCGAGGATTGCCGCGTGACCTCGCGTTTCTATTCCGAAGAGCTGAACTGGAAGGCCAACGACCCTTGCGCCCCGCTGAGCCCTTGGTGGTACACCGATTACCCGGCCAATGGCGTCGGAATCCGTCTGGTCCGCTCCTACCAGCCGCTCTCCACCGAGCTGATCCAACGTTTCTGGGAGCCCGAGTCGGAGAACATGAGCACCGACGTGGCCAGCCGCTTGGCCATTCGTCGTGGCAAGCTGGGGCCTGCTAGCAAAGAGCTTCCCCAGGTGCAGGCCGAACTTAAGGATCCTGCCGTTCGCACGATAATTGACGGCAAGTAG